The Cherax quadricarinatus isolate ZL_2023a chromosome 43, ASM3850222v1, whole genome shotgun sequence genome has a segment encoding these proteins:
- the LOC128694200 gene encoding uncharacterized protein has translation MRTVLSWVVWAWVSSVGWSHYPLPPQYSGAQVEAQQRSYRPTVEYAGPIVYSDEKPPIIHFPRPPRPTVGGYGSKGTVKAQSVKYVPLPHHELPVLIYQSDNSPPVHVVHTPAPPTHAPLHPPKPAYGPPPKLSYAPPKTSSPGYGPPKVPGPGYGPPKASSQSYGLPKDPGPGYGPPKASSHSYGPPKDPGAGYGPPKASSTSYGAPKVSGPSYGPPKASSPTYGPPKASSPTYGPPKPSSSSHGPPKPSGPNYGPPKASSPNYGSPKPSSPNYGPPKPSSPNYGPPKPASPNYGPPKAPPKIDSSQYGPPAHSGPIYINAPPAPSPVIISAPQPQYALSNAPKPSYTPPSKATKSYSPPPNSPKEDHGPPKASVPNYGLTPTKSKNYGPSPPTYIPPPPTYGPPVAAPTRGTPAPHIIYAGHPPIHVYQQPPVYQVTAAAQSQGHYATQGQYAAPAVPQASYDLPPRSYGPAKTPPKSSIKIPRPIYGLGSPPVAPPPPPKVPPPSYGPPKAAPPSYGPPKAPAPSYGPPKAAPPSYGPPKAPPSSYGPPKAPAPSYGPPKTPPSYGPPKAPAPSYGPPKAPPPSYGPPKAPAPSYGKPKAPPPSYGPPKAPPPSYGPPSKAPTKARPSYGPKVPRPIYGTPVKVKQTYAPPPKAPEEPTYLPAPKAFHKPPIIIYQGVRPPVHVYQQPSKAPVVSPSTYGPLPAPQALYGAPPSSQSSHSGSQPSSPSAYGAPKGEDIIKDNSDLYTAGTSHSGSVVSVVPAHSESLKTSEVAVPASSTSSYVAVRKEDSGDTSEVLKESDWEPTIGYPAFSDVSLTVDPRNPKTTEERTDAHGRKTAEERTDTHGHKTDAEGHIETDMDVSETRVTASVSVSSVS, from the exons gtGTTATcatgggtggtgtgggcgtgggtaaGTAGTGTGGGTTGGTCACACTATCCGCTCCCACCTCAATATTCTGGTGCCCAGGTGGAGGCACAGCAGAGGTCGTATAGGCCTACTGTGGAGTATGCTGGGCCTATTGTCTACTCTGATGAGAAGCCTCCCATCATCCACTTTCCCAGGCCTCCTAGGCCTACA GTTGGTGGGTATGGCAGCAAGGGTACAGTGAAGGCCCAGTCAGTGAAGTACGTGCCCCTACCCCATCACGAACTACCGGTCCTTATCTACCAGTCAGATAACTCTCCTCCGGTCCATGTGGTCCATACGCCCGCTCCGCCCACTCACGCCCCTCTGCACCCGCCCAAACCTGCCTATGGGCCGCCACCCAAGCTTTCCTATGCTCCACCTAAGACTTCTAGTCCAGGCTATGGGCCACCCAAGGTTCCCGGTCCAGGATACGGTCCACCAAAAGCCTCCAGTCAAAGCTATGGGCTGCCCAAGGACCCTGGTCCAGGCTATGGTCCACCAAAAGCTTCCAGTCATAGCTATGGGCCACCCAAGGACCCTGGTGCAGGCTATGGTCCACCAAAAGCCTCCAGCACCAGCTATGGTGCTCCGAAAGTCTCTGGTCCAAGCTATGGTCCACCAAAAGCCTCCAGTCCTACCTATGGTCCACCAAAAGCCTCTAGTCCTACCTATGGTCCACCAAAACCTTCTAGTTCCAGCCATGGTCCACCAAAACCTTCCGGTCCAAACTATGGTCCACCAAAAGCCTCCAGTCCCAACTATGGTTCACCAAAACCTTCCAGTCCAAACTATGGTCCACCAAAACCTTCCAGTCCCAACTATGGTCCACCAAAACCTGCCAGTCCCAACTATGGTCCACCAAAAGCTCCTCCTAAGATCGACAGTTCCCAGTATGGTCCCCCAGCTCACAGTGGTCCCATATATATTAATGCTCCCCCAGCCCCTAGCCCCGTGATCATCTCAGCCCCCCAGCCCCAATATGCCCTCTCTAATGCCCCCAAGCCCTCCTATACCCCACCATCCAAGGCCACTAAGAGCTACAGCCCTCCACCCAATTCTCCAAAGGAAGATCATGGCCCACCCAAGGCCAGTGTACCAAATTATGGCCTCACGCCCACCAAGTCCAAGAACTATGGCCCTTCACCACCCACTTACATCCCTCCACCGCCCACTTATGGTCCTCCAGTGGCTGCCCCTACCAGGGGGACCCCCGCCCCGCACATCATCTACGCCGGCCACCCACCCATTCATGTCTATCAGCAGCCACCTGTCTATCAGGTCACTGCTGCCGCCCAGAGCCAGGGCCATTATGCCACCCAGGGCCAGTATGCCGCCCCTGCTGTCCCACAAGCCAGCTATGACCTGCCACCCAGGTCTTATGGTCCAGCCAAGACCCCTCCAAAGTCTTCCATTAAGATCCCAAGACCAATTTATGGTCTCGGGTCTCCACCGgtcgctcctcctcctccaccaaagGTTCCACCTCCATCCTATGGACCTCCAAAGGCAGCTCCTCCATCCTATGGACCTCCAAAGGCTCCTGCACCATCCTATGGACCTCCAAAGGCAGCTCCTCCATCCTATGGACCTCCAAAGGCACCTCCTTCATCCTATGGGCCTCCAAAGGCTCCTGCACCATCCTATGGTCCACCAAAGACACCTCCATCCTATGGACCTCCAAAGGCTCCTGCACCATCTTATGGACCTCCAAAGGCACCTCCTCCATCCTATGGACCTCCAAAGGCTCCTGCACCATCCTATGGAAAGCCAAAGGCTCCTCCTCCATCCTATGGACCTCCAAAGGCACCTCCACCATCCTACGGACCTCCATCAAAGGCACCTACAAAGGCTCGACCAAGCTACGGTCCCAAAGTACCAAGACCCATCTATGGCACCCCTGTGAAGGTCAAACAGACATACGCACCTCCACCCAAGGCTCCAGAGGAACCGACGTACCTCCCGGCTCCAAAGGCATTCCACAAGCCTCCGATCATCATATACCAGGGAGTTCGACCTCCGGTACATGTGTACCAGCAACCTAGCAAGGCACCAGTAGTTTCTCCAAGTACCTATGGTCCACTTCCTGCTCCCCAAGCACTGTACGGTGCTCCACCCAGTTCTCAGTCGTCACACAGTGGTTCTCAGCCCAGTTCTCCATCAGCGTATGGTGCACCAAAGGGTGAAGACATCATTAAGGACAACAGTGACCTGTACACTGCTGGCACTTCCCACTCTGGCAGTGTCGTGAGTGTAGTGCCAGCTCACTCAGAGTCGTTGAAGACCTCAGAGGTGGCAGTGCCAGCTTCCAGCACCTCCAGCTACGTCGCCGTCAGGAAGGAAGACAGCGGTGACACTAGTGAAGTCCTTAAAGAGAGTGACTGGGAGCCCACCATCGGCTACCCGGCTTTTTCTGACGTTTCGCTCACTGTCGATCCCCGCAATCCCAAGACCACTGAAGAACGGACGGATGCCCACGGCCGCAAGACTGCTGAAGAACGGACGGATACCCACGGCCACAAGACTGACGCTGAAGGACACATTGAGACCGACATGGACGTAAGTGAGACCAGAGTCACGGCCTCGGTTTCGGTCAGTTCGGTTTCGTGA